GGAATCTGAAGAATGAATATAAACAATTTTGGTAACTGGAGCCTTTTGACGCAAGATACAAATCCAAGACACAATACACATTGTCCCAAAAAGTTGATTAAGGAAGTCAAGAACAAACAAACCTCAGTCCACATTTCTCTAACATTTTCAAGCACCATATTGCAGTGACGATCAAATGCTCTCACACGACCAAGAAGTTTCCTGTTGTTCCTACAGTTGATGAGAACCTAGATCCAGAAAAAACATCTGTAAGATAACATGCAAAAAGCTGATGCCTTCCACATGCAAAACCGAAGCTTGCATCTATTTCTACAGTATTGAAATCTAAGATAAATGAGGAAGTATACCGGCATGACTTTAGAAAGTAAACTGTCAACATAAACAAGATTCCAGGACAgattttatctcttttttaataattaaaattgataaataaacaTGAAATGAAGAAAGACACAGTTGTAGGTGCTAAAGCCATTAGATACCTGTGTGTTATTCTTAACACTCATCATCAGGACAGAAAGTGGGCCAGTATTGAACTCCTCTTCCTCATTTTTCCCTTGCTAGAAAAAAGACCCATACGCAAACATAAGACACCTTTCATA
The nucleotide sequence above comes from Solanum pennellii chromosome 9, SPENNV200. Encoded proteins:
- the LOC107029209 gene encoding small nuclear ribonucleoprotein Sm D2, with the protein product MSRPMEEDAPQGKNEEEEFNTGPLSVLMMSVKNNTQVLINCRNNRKLLGRVRAFDRHCNMVLENVREMWTEVPKTGKGKKKAVAVNKDRFISKMFLRGDSVIIVLRNPK